A single genomic interval of Chitinophaga sp. 180180018-3 harbors:
- a CDS encoding DUF983 domain-containing protein, with protein sequence MHDHCPACNQKTELEIGFWYGTGYVSYVLAVLISLFNLTWYWLIFGITWKDNSIYHWLIVNGILLTVGMPILMRLSRTVYLNFYVYHDPEALSAPENLNKQLTS encoded by the coding sequence ATGCACGACCATTGTCCTGCGTGTAATCAGAAGACTGAACTGGAAATTGGTTTCTGGTATGGAACAGGGTATGTAAGTTATGTGCTGGCAGTACTTATATCGTTGTTTAACCTGACCTGGTACTGGCTGATCTTTGGTATCACCTGGAAAGATAATAGTATTTATCATTGGCTTATTGTAAACGGTATTTTACTCACCGTGGGCATGCCCATTTTGATGCGTTTATCCCGGACCGTATACCTGAATTTTTACGTTTATCATGATCCCGAAGCTTTGAGTGCGCCTGAAAACCTGAACAAGCAACTGACATCATGA
- a CDS encoding SulP family inorganic anion transporter → MFIPKLIETLKGYTRVQFVRDLLAGLIVGVVALPLAIAFAIASGVSPEKGLYTAVIAGFIISALGGSKVQIGGPTGAFIVIVYGIVQQHGVNGLIIATFIAGGILIIMGIARLGSVIQFIPYPLIVGFTSGIALVIFSSQIKDFLGLRIGAIPADFIEKWVIYGRNISSLNYYALAIAVFTVLVTFLWPKVTHKIPGSLVAIILSTLATTLLQLPVETIGSRFGSIPTSLPVPVFPHLDFSTIKQLIQPAFTIALLGGIESLLSAVVADGMIGGKHKSNMELVAQGVANISSAVFGGIPATGAIARTATNIKNGGRTPVAGIVHALTLLLIILFVGKWAALIPMATLAGILVVVTYNMSEWENFVAIAKGPRGDAVVLVVTFLLTVIVDLTVAIEIGMILSVFLFMRKMAQLSNVNILTKQANGGKRNGDPLSIKNFSVPAGVEVFEITGPLFFGAAYKFKDASKFIESRPQVLIIRMRQVPIIDATGIQTLKDVNNDMKHRGTKLILSEVQEGNVYDELKNSRLLFSIGKANVVSTFIRAIERSEKILADKNVKADLK, encoded by the coding sequence ATGTTTATTCCTAAATTAATAGAGACGTTAAAGGGGTATACCCGCGTACAATTTGTAAGGGATTTGCTGGCTGGTTTGATTGTTGGCGTTGTAGCACTGCCACTGGCCATTGCGTTTGCTATCGCCTCCGGTGTATCTCCGGAAAAAGGTCTTTATACAGCAGTTATAGCTGGTTTCATCATTTCCGCGCTGGGAGGTAGTAAGGTGCAAATTGGAGGGCCTACAGGTGCCTTCATTGTAATCGTATATGGAATTGTTCAGCAGCACGGTGTTAATGGTCTTATTATAGCTACGTTTATTGCAGGAGGAATTCTCATTATCATGGGAATAGCACGCCTGGGGTCTGTCATACAATTTATCCCTTATCCTTTGATCGTTGGCTTTACCAGTGGCATCGCGCTGGTTATTTTTTCCTCGCAGATCAAAGACTTTCTCGGACTAAGGATAGGGGCTATTCCTGCTGATTTTATTGAGAAATGGGTTATATATGGCAGAAATATTTCGTCGCTGAATTACTATGCATTGGCGATTGCTGTTTTTACTGTATTGGTGACTTTTCTCTGGCCAAAAGTTACGCACAAAATTCCGGGCTCACTAGTGGCCATTATACTTTCAACCCTGGCAACAACACTACTACAACTCCCTGTGGAAACAATTGGCAGCAGATTTGGCAGTATTCCTACCTCCCTGCCAGTTCCTGTTTTCCCTCATCTTGATTTCAGCACTATCAAGCAATTAATACAGCCTGCATTTACCATTGCATTATTGGGAGGAATCGAGTCGTTGCTTTCCGCTGTCGTAGCTGATGGTATGATTGGCGGTAAACACAAGAGTAATATGGAACTGGTTGCTCAGGGAGTTGCTAATATCAGCTCGGCTGTTTTTGGCGGTATACCGGCCACCGGCGCTATTGCAAGAACAGCCACTAATATTAAGAACGGCGGCCGCACACCTGTTGCCGGGATTGTTCATGCTTTAACATTGTTGCTGATCATACTTTTTGTTGGCAAATGGGCAGCGCTGATCCCCATGGCTACATTAGCCGGTATTCTCGTAGTAGTGACCTACAATATGAGTGAATGGGAAAATTTCGTTGCCATTGCAAAAGGCCCGAGAGGTGATGCAGTTGTATTAGTGGTCACTTTTCTGCTCACGGTGATTGTAGACCTCACCGTAGCCATTGAAATTGGAATGATACTATCTGTATTCCTGTTTATGAGAAAAATGGCACAACTTAGTAATGTCAATATTCTAACGAAACAGGCCAATGGAGGTAAAAGGAATGGAGACCCATTGTCCATCAAAAATTTTTCCGTACCTGCCGGAGTAGAGGTATTTGAAATCACCGGCCCGCTGTTTTTTGGTGCTGCCTATAAATTTAAAGATGCCAGTAAGTTTATTGAGAGCAGGCCACAGGTATTGATTATCAGGATGAGACAGGTGCCTATCATAGATGCAACGGGCATTCAAACGCTCAAAGATGTCAATAATGATATGAAACACCGGGGAACAAAACTGATCTTATCGGAGGTACAGGAAGGAAATGTATACGACGAATTGAAAAATTCACGCTTGCTTTTTAGTATTGGAAAAGCTAATGTGGTCAGCACTTTTATCCGGGCAATTGAGAGGAGCGAAAAAATACTGGCAGATAAGAATGTAAAAGCAGATTTGAAATAA
- a CDS encoding methyltransferase domain-containing protein, translated as MSAETSSLSGHLNKWFDSDTDFHHLYPLYIQILAQKHWTPLEVIKKAADFLAITPGAKILDIGSGPGKFCLGAAYYKPECAYYGIEQRYDLVRYATVAKEILGFGNVNFIHNNIVYIDFTQYDHFYLFNSFYENLPGTYKIDDKLTYSKYLYNKYSWYVYGQLEKMPVGTRIATFHCSDDEMPNGYYLVGADVNQLLKFWIKV; from the coding sequence TCTGAACAAATGGTTTGATTCAGATACTGATTTCCATCATCTTTACCCTCTTTATATACAGATTCTGGCGCAAAAGCACTGGACGCCGCTCGAAGTGATTAAAAAAGCGGCGGACTTTCTGGCCATCACACCGGGTGCAAAGATTCTGGATATTGGCAGCGGACCTGGTAAATTCTGCCTGGGGGCTGCTTATTATAAGCCGGAATGCGCTTATTATGGCATTGAACAACGCTACGACCTGGTACGGTATGCAACAGTTGCGAAAGAAATACTGGGTTTTGGCAATGTCAATTTCATCCACAACAATATCGTCTACATTGATTTCACACAGTATGATCACTTTTATCTCTTCAACTCCTTCTATGAGAACCTTCCCGGCACCTATAAAATAGACGACAAACTAACCTATTCAAAATACCTGTACAATAAATATAGCTGGTATGTATACGGGCAGCTGGAGAAGATGCCTGTTGGTACCAGGATAGCTACTTTTCATTGTTCAGACGATGAGATGCCAAACGGATATTACCTGGTAGGTGCCGATGTTAATCAACTCCTGAAATTCTGGATTAAGGTGTAG